A genomic stretch from Salarias fasciatus chromosome 10, fSalaFa1.1, whole genome shotgun sequence includes:
- the ccna1 gene encoding cyclin-A1, with protein MNFEASAHHGDYSHKENVPPSSKTDAPHARRTRQRTVLGVLSENEQHSRSRSEGSHFSVRSDSSQLNLVSCPSSSSFDVYVEEACEVVLAASGQEVAQSDALQIEDMRLLLELSSSSYQDASGHSEPESSLLSEGMFSMEYAKSIYQHLRENEVKFRAKPYLQRHPEITSDMRVILVDWLVEVAQEYRLHSETLHLAVNYLDRFLSCTAFMKRGKLQLVGTAALLIAAKYEEIDPPDLNEFVYVTDNTYTKKQLVQMEYAFLKILSFMMAAPTSNQFLRLYMSISSVCVKTENLAQYVAELSLLEIDPFQRYTPSMVAASAYCLAAYTVNQSLWPDSLKDFTGYTMAEIIPCLKDLHNLYMTADDRPQQAIANKYKSSKWCRVSLITPPAALPFQ; from the exons ATGAACTTCGAAGCCAGCGCCCATCATGGTGATTACTCTCACAAAGAAAATGTGCCACCTTCAAGTAAAACAGACGCACCACATGCCAGGAGGACCAGGCAGCGGACGGTTCTCGGTGTCTTGTCTGAAAATGAGCAGCACAGTCGATCCCGCAGTGAG ggTAGCCACTTTTCTGTTCGCTCAGACAGCTCTCAGCTCAACTTGGTCAGCTGTCCCTCCAGTTCCAGCTTCGACGTGTATGTCGAAGAGGCTTGTGAGGTTGTTCTTGCAGCTTCGGGTCAAGAAGTGGCTCAGAGCGATGCTCTGCAAATCGAAGATATGAGACTCCTGCTGGAACTGAGTTCGA GTTCATATCAGGATGCTTCTGGGCATTCTGAACCAGAAAGCTCCCTGCTGTCAGAGGGAATGTTTTCTATGGAGTATGCTAAAAGTATTTACCAGCACTTAAGAGAAAATGAG GTGAAGTTTAGGGCCAAGCCCTATTTACAGAGACACCCAGAGATCACCAGCGACATGCGGGTCATTCTGGTGGACTGGCTTGTTGAGGTTGCTCAGGAATACAGGCTTCATTCTGAGACTCTGCACCTCGCTGTCAACTACCTGGATCGCTTTCTGTCCTGTACGGCATTCATGAAACGAGGAAAGCTGCAACTGGTTGGCACAGCCGCTTTATTGATCGCTGC aAAATATGAGGAGATCGACCCCCCAGACCTGAATGAGTTTGTGTACGTCACGGATAACACCTACACTAAGAAGCAGTTGGTCCAAATGGAGTATGCTTTCCTGAAGATTCTGTCCTTCATGATGGCAGCGCCCACATCCAACCAGTTCCTTCGCCTTTACATGAGCATCAGTTCAGTCTGTGTCAAAACAGAGAACCTTGCCCAA tATGTAGCAGAGTTAAGCCTGTTGGAAATTGATCCATTCCAACGGTACACCCCGTCCATGGTTGCAGCGAGCGCCTACTGCCTGGCTGCTTACACTGTGAACCAATCGCTCTGG CCTGACTCTCTGAAGGATTTTACGGGCTATACCATGGCTGAAATCATACCGTGCCTGAAGGACCTTCACAACCTTTACATGACTGCAGACGACAGACCGCAACAGGCCATTGCGAATAAATACAAAAGTTCCAA GTGGTGTCGAGTTTCACTGATAACTCCACCTGCCGCACTACCTTTCCAGTGA